In the genome of Deinococcus deserti VCD115, one region contains:
- a CDS encoding S-layer homology domain-containing protein, whose translation MKKSLILLTAALTFGSMASAQTTAPASAPQVPALTDVPAGHWSKDAIEKLVSRGIILGYPDGTYRGTQNLTRYEAAVIIARLLDQMRQGTVTNSLDAETVTSLQNAIQELAADLAALGVRVTDLEENAVSKDDFARLEQRVEDLAGENGDPEALANIQAQIDELTARADEFDALRADVDDNASSIAALNDLTVLLNQDILDLQDRVSAVEAAQADFVTRTDFDNLSTRVTGIDTRVTALERLPRFTVVGSITPNYGRIGLTAGGTNFDVDRLTANTPLSSSNGGFADGDVTTTDTTTNYTSTGLGFGIRASNLTTANGSFIVNSAEINFGTTNAANILGGAVGVVVNDASANGTFGGQKFDVRYSAYQSNFKFQNYLFNNSNASGNRRGFVANIATTLPGNPSLTIVAGNTNAPQMTGQPNTAAANYYGVRAAYNPTGVGSFGVSYAQVDGFRSALGTDFNVKFGPLALVGEGVVSVPSTAANSIALGNFRDPRTQADGAGYVEGRVDLAGIKFGANVRAINPEFAVVGDGTAAGFNAGMQTANTMPYTALDNAGNRVGQVGYGAALGTDVGPVALGAYVDSRTDFFGANRVTGFGVKAGAKLGALELVGFYNNLTVNGVAADGSTNFSSSNQNINTNGAGMGISNVPLSMTSSFGAQVSHSGTAANALVRNLNFTVGDAYFYVGNTNRFYAFGDYSGNIGGFTINPLFRYNLVTDRDTTANNFNTIKYGVKIASPTLTGVPFEPSIYFNVANRITNNGTATGVQANGTSTELLGQVGISLNNVLATGVSAKVGYSYYQGFGVAANQVTAGTSNDAFNASVDHIYGARVATNDSAKMDGVYGQVAYQGLSANYGVFRYTNLLTNQQSVAQGFKVGYSFRF comes from the coding sequence ATGAAGAAAAGCCTGATCCTGCTCACCGCCGCACTGACGTTCGGCAGCATGGCCTCCGCGCAGACCACCGCGCCGGCCAGCGCACCCCAGGTGCCTGCCCTGACCGACGTGCCCGCCGGCCACTGGTCTAAGGACGCTATCGAAAAACTGGTCAGCCGTGGCATTATCCTCGGCTACCCCGATGGCACCTACCGCGGTACGCAGAACCTGACCCGCTACGAAGCGGCCGTCATCATCGCCCGCCTGCTCGATCAGATGCGCCAGGGCACTGTGACCAACAGCCTCGACGCAGAGACCGTGACCTCGCTGCAGAACGCTATCCAGGAACTCGCCGCTGACCTCGCCGCCCTGGGCGTGCGCGTCACCGACCTGGAAGAGAACGCTGTCAGCAAGGACGACTTCGCCCGTCTCGAGCAGCGCGTTGAAGACCTCGCCGGCGAGAACGGTGATCCCGAAGCCCTGGCCAACATCCAGGCTCAGATCGACGAGCTGACCGCCCGCGCCGACGAGTTCGACGCCCTGCGCGCCGACGTCGACGACAACGCCAGCAGCATTGCTGCCCTGAACGACCTGACCGTGCTGCTTAACCAGGACATCCTGGACCTGCAGGACCGCGTCAGCGCCGTTGAAGCTGCCCAGGCTGACTTCGTCACCCGCACCGACTTTGACAACCTGAGCACCCGCGTGACCGGCATCGACACCCGCGTCACCGCCCTGGAGCGCCTGCCCCGCTTCACCGTCGTTGGGAGCATCACCCCCAACTACGGCCGCATTGGTCTGACTGCCGGTGGAACCAACTTCGACGTTGACCGCCTGACGGCCAACACCCCCCTGTCCTCCAGCAATGGTGGCTTCGCAGATGGTGACGTTACCACCACTGACACGACCACCAACTACACGAGCACTGGTCTTGGTTTTGGCATCCGTGCCAGCAACCTGACCACGGCCAACGGCTCCTTCATCGTCAACAGCGCTGAAATCAACTTCGGTACCACGAACGCCGCCAACATCCTTGGTGGAGCTGTGGGCGTGGTTGTGAACGACGCGAGCGCCAATGGTACCTTCGGTGGCCAGAAGTTCGACGTGCGTTACAGCGCCTACCAGAGCAACTTCAAGTTCCAGAACTACCTGTTCAACAACAGCAACGCTTCTGGCAACCGTCGCGGCTTCGTGGCCAACATTGCCACTACCCTGCCCGGTAACCCCAGCCTGACCATCGTTGCAGGGAACACCAACGCACCCCAGATGACCGGTCAGCCTAACACCGCTGCTGCCAACTACTACGGTGTGCGCGCCGCCTACAACCCTACCGGTGTAGGCAGCTTCGGCGTATCCTACGCGCAGGTTGACGGCTTCCGCAGCGCCCTGGGCACTGACTTCAACGTGAAGTTTGGCCCGCTGGCTCTGGTCGGCGAAGGCGTCGTCAGCGTACCTAGCACTGCTGCAAACAGCATTGCGCTGGGCAACTTCCGCGACCCTCGTACGCAGGCTGACGGCGCTGGCTACGTTGAGGGCCGCGTTGATCTGGCCGGCATCAAGTTCGGTGCCAACGTCCGTGCAATTAACCCTGAGTTCGCAGTTGTTGGCGACGGCACCGCTGCCGGCTTCAACGCTGGAATGCAGACCGCCAACACCATGCCCTACACCGCTCTTGACAACGCTGGCAACCGTGTTGGCCAGGTCGGCTATGGTGCAGCCCTGGGTACCGACGTGGGCCCTGTGGCCCTGGGCGCCTACGTGGACAGCCGCACTGACTTTTTCGGTGCTAACCGTGTAACCGGCTTCGGTGTCAAGGCCGGTGCCAAGCTGGGTGCTCTGGAACTCGTCGGGTTCTACAACAACCTGACGGTGAACGGTGTGGCTGCTGACGGCTCGACCAACTTCAGCTCCTCCAACCAGAACATCAACACGAACGGCGCTGGTATGGGCATTTCCAACGTGCCTCTCTCCATGACCAGCAGCTTCGGTGCACAGGTCAGCCACAGCGGCACGGCTGCCAACGCCCTGGTCCGGAACCTGAACTTCACCGTCGGTGACGCCTACTTCTACGTGGGCAACACCAACCGCTTCTACGCCTTCGGCGACTACAGTGGCAACATTGGTGGCTTCACCATCAACCCGCTGTTCCGTTACAACCTCGTGACGGACCGCGATACCACCGCCAACAACTTCAACACCATCAAGTACGGTGTGAAGATTGCCTCCCCCACCCTGACCGGTGTGCCTTTCGAGCCCAGCATCTACTTCAACGTTGCCAACCGCATCACCAACAATGGGACGGCAACTGGAGTGCAGGCCAACGGCACCAGCACCGAACTGCTGGGCCAGGTGGGCATCAGCCTGAACAACGTGCTCGCAACTGGCGTATCGGCCAAGGTCGGCTACTCCTACTACCAGGGCTTCGGCGTTGCGGCCAACCAGGTCACCGCTGGTACCTCGAACGATGCCTTCAATGCGTCGGTTGATCACATCTACGGCGCCCGAGTTGCTACTAATGACTCTGCCAAGATGGACGGCGTTTACGGTCAGGTTGCCTACCAGGGCCTCTCTGCCAACTACGGTGTGTTCCGCTACACCAACCTGCTGACCAACCAGCAGAGCGTTGCTCAGGGCTTCAAGGTCGGCTACAGCTTCCGCTTCTAA
- a CDS encoding PrsW family intramembrane metalloprotease, translating into MPLLVPLLITVTLTFAWLWFFVRRDRHPEPLWLLARTFAWGAFAWLVAAAFEASLGRVLHSPLPLMFLLLALLTAVIEEGSKFLAAATAVTEVSFDEPMDGLVYTVTAALGFALMENVTYTLGFGTPAATWHALFTTLAHALFSAPQGYALGGLHWARGRWWVVQGVLLSIVLHFVFNGILSGAEGLPLLLALGTVVALMIVLAGRYYLAFEAHARQHGPPVNYTLLKEQRSR; encoded by the coding sequence ATGCCGCTTCTGGTTCCGCTGCTGATCACAGTCACGTTGACCTTTGCGTGGCTGTGGTTCTTCGTGCGGCGGGACCGCCATCCAGAACCACTGTGGTTGCTGGCCCGCACTTTTGCCTGGGGGGCTTTCGCCTGGCTTGTCGCAGCGGCGTTCGAGGCCAGTCTGGGCCGCGTTCTTCATTCGCCTTTGCCCCTGATGTTCTTGCTGCTTGCATTGCTGACGGCGGTGATTGAGGAAGGCAGTAAGTTTCTGGCGGCCGCAACTGCCGTCACCGAAGTGTCATTCGATGAACCAATGGACGGTCTGGTGTATACCGTCACCGCTGCGCTGGGCTTTGCTCTGATGGAAAACGTCACCTACACGCTGGGTTTTGGAACTCCGGCAGCGACTTGGCATGCTTTATTCACTACCCTTGCCCACGCCCTGTTCAGCGCCCCTCAGGGCTACGCACTGGGCGGTCTGCACTGGGCCCGGGGGCGGTGGTGGGTGGTGCAGGGCGTGCTGCTGAGCATCGTTCTTCACTTCGTCTTCAACGGCATTTTGAGTGGCGCTGAAGGCCTGCCGTTGCTTCTGGCGCTGGGAACGGTAGTGGCCCTGATGATCGTGCTCGCCGGGCGGTACTACCTGGCTTTTGAAGCTCACGCGCGTCAACACGGCCCGCCGGTCAACTACACCCTGCTCAAAGAGCAGCGCAGCCGTTGA
- a CDS encoding HesB/IscA family protein, with amino-acid sequence MTATFPTDISGEALHKDIRISEFGAQKALGILQSSGKENAGVRVFIKSGGCSGYQYGMAIDDRELEGDTIVVDRGVKLLVDRMSIDLLRGCEVDFVENMMGGGFTVNNPNATSSCGCGHSFRTDGAQSPDGEGSGGCGSH; translated from the coding sequence ATGACTGCGACCTTTCCTACCGACATCAGCGGCGAGGCCCTGCATAAGGACATCCGCATCAGCGAATTTGGCGCCCAGAAAGCTCTGGGCATTCTGCAAAGCAGTGGTAAGGAAAATGCAGGCGTGCGCGTCTTTATCAAGAGTGGTGGCTGCAGCGGTTATCAGTACGGGATGGCCATTGATGACCGCGAGCTCGAAGGCGACACCATCGTGGTGGACCGGGGCGTCAAGCTTCTGGTTGACCGTATGAGCATCGATCTGTTGCGCGGCTGCGAAGTGGACTTTGTCGAAAACATGATGGGGGGCGGCTTCACCGTGAACAACCCCAATGCAACGTCCTCCTGCGGCTGTGGCCATTCATTCCGCACCGACGGTGCCCAGTCACCCGATGGTGAGGGCAGCGGCGGCTGCGGTAGCCACTAA
- the tgt gene encoding tRNA guanosine(34) transglycosylase Tgt, which translates to MILIARDSELICMILCLPVMCGSCLNTCVAEVHISVQNSVKVGHNNPVFEFTVQHQQGRARVAQFHTPRGAVTTPMFMPVGTQGTVKGISPQELLDIGSQMILGNTYHLMLRPGEALVQAHGGLPGFTAYPGPFLTDSGGFQVMSLGHMRKITEEGVTFKSHLDGSLVHLTPERSIQVQEALGADVIMAFDECPPFPAERDYIQRSLERTVRWLDRCVSVKTNDHQALFAIVQGGIHEDLRQQSIDLTLPFETPGFAIGGLAVGESKAEMFPAVAFSAGLLPDDKPRYLMGVGHPEDLVAGIALGIDMFDCVYPTRTGRFGYALTDDGRLNMNSSAPRKELIPIDDTCECYACRHYTRAYLAHLLRAEEMLAPRMLSLHNLRYLHHLVERARTAIASGKFHDWANEWGERYFKGKIPEWYQQALATGAGQRV; encoded by the coding sequence TTGATCTTGATCGCTAGAGATTCAGAGCTGATCTGTATGATCTTGTGTCTGCCTGTCATGTGCGGGAGCTGCCTCAATACGTGTGTGGCCGAAGTCCACATAAGTGTCCAAAACAGCGTAAAAGTAGGGCACAATAACCCGGTGTTTGAGTTCACCGTACAGCATCAGCAGGGACGAGCCCGGGTCGCGCAGTTCCATACTCCCCGTGGCGCCGTCACTACACCTATGTTTATGCCTGTTGGTACTCAGGGAACCGTAAAAGGTATCAGCCCTCAGGAGCTACTCGATATAGGGTCGCAAATGATTCTGGGCAACACCTACCACCTGATGCTCCGGCCCGGAGAGGCACTGGTCCAGGCCCATGGCGGGCTTCCAGGATTTACGGCTTATCCAGGGCCTTTCCTTACTGATTCCGGGGGCTTCCAGGTGATGAGCCTTGGGCACATGCGCAAAATTACTGAAGAAGGCGTAACGTTCAAGAGTCACCTCGATGGAAGCCTTGTCCACCTGACACCAGAACGGAGTATCCAGGTGCAGGAAGCACTCGGGGCTGATGTCATCATGGCCTTTGACGAATGTCCACCATTTCCCGCAGAGAGGGACTATATTCAACGCAGCCTTGAACGCACGGTCCGCTGGCTTGATCGATGTGTCAGTGTAAAAACCAATGATCATCAGGCTCTGTTCGCAATTGTGCAGGGTGGAATCCATGAGGATCTAAGGCAGCAGAGCATAGACCTGACCCTGCCTTTTGAGACCCCTGGCTTTGCCATTGGTGGACTTGCAGTAGGCGAAAGTAAGGCAGAAATGTTTCCAGCAGTCGCTTTTAGTGCCGGGCTTCTTCCAGACGACAAGCCACGCTATCTGATGGGTGTAGGTCATCCGGAGGACCTGGTGGCCGGTATCGCCCTGGGAATAGATATGTTTGATTGCGTGTATCCGACCCGGACCGGGCGCTTTGGCTACGCGCTGACCGATGACGGTCGCTTGAATATGAACTCCAGTGCGCCGCGTAAGGAACTTATTCCCATTGATGACACCTGCGAATGCTATGCGTGCCGGCATTACACCAGAGCGTATCTGGCTCACCTCCTTCGTGCAGAGGAGATGCTGGCTCCGCGTATGCTTTCCCTCCACAATCTGCGGTACCTGCATCATCTGGTCGAACGTGCCCGGACAGCCATCGCCTCAGGAAAATTCCATGACTGGGCCAATGAATGGGGAGAACGCTACTTCAAAGGTAAAATCCCGGAATGGTATCAGCAGGCCCTGGCAACAGGAGCCGGACAGCGGGTCTGA
- a CDS encoding cytochrome c: MERNDAVMPWVAIVCAAIMWIILLFLFNKETAPEPVVVDPAVVANISKEVPTVGKSVYEANCSGCHGLQGQGGAGPALAGNEDITKDPVYVHSTIVKGKGAMQPFGDKLKENEIYAVANYVLNSWGNKIEEPLTPATVAAGQAKVDPEVLKNRSRFVPDHIQLPEIFLATFVMVLLTYGLIGLYSVWTEGVELHPGIHKVRSSPMAMLAMLTTLALTLLFSVLFVRQMVTDYAGWGAAEQVMPNVTAEGFYAAMILLLLALATGLYKKFFMDGEVLVEDASGEFPW; this comes from the coding sequence GTGGAAAGAAACGACGCTGTCATGCCCTGGGTCGCTATTGTGTGCGCGGCCATTATGTGGATCATTCTGCTGTTCCTGTTCAACAAGGAAACAGCCCCTGAGCCCGTGGTGGTGGATCCAGCGGTCGTGGCCAACATCAGTAAGGAAGTTCCTACGGTCGGCAAGTCGGTCTATGAGGCCAACTGCTCGGGTTGCCATGGCCTGCAGGGTCAGGGCGGTGCTGGACCCGCCCTGGCAGGCAATGAGGACATCACTAAAGACCCGGTCTACGTCCACTCCACGATTGTCAAGGGCAAGGGTGCCATGCAGCCCTTTGGCGACAAGCTCAAAGAAAACGAGATCTATGCTGTAGCCAACTACGTGCTGAACTCGTGGGGCAACAAGATCGAGGAACCCCTGACCCCGGCTACGGTGGCTGCCGGTCAGGCCAAAGTCGATCCGGAAGTGTTGAAAAACCGCAGCCGCTTTGTGCCTGACCACATACAGCTGCCTGAAATCTTCCTCGCCACCTTTGTCATGGTGCTCCTCACCTACGGTCTGATCGGTCTGTACAGCGTCTGGACCGAAGGCGTGGAACTGCATCCTGGCATTCACAAGGTCCGCTCGTCGCCAATGGCCATGCTGGCCATGCTCACCACCCTGGCCCTGACCCTGCTCTTCAGCGTGCTGTTCGTCCGGCAGATGGTCACCGACTATGCCGGCTGGGGCGCTGCTGAGCAGGTGATGCCCAACGTGACGGCTGAAGGCTTCTATGCAGCCATGATCCTGCTGCTGCTGGCTCTGGCCACAGGGTTGTACAAGAAATTCTTTATGGACGGCGAAGTGCTCGTCGAGGACGCCAGCGGCGAGTTCCCCTGGTGA
- the moaD gene encoding molybdopterin converting factor subunit 1: protein MQLNVVFFARLKREIGAEHLSLNVPEGSDVRAIAKAVEEQYGISLKGCMVAVNETYATPEQPLKEGDEVAFLPPVAGGDSGADTHCALVETPLQLQDADAFLVRPECGAQAYFVGTVRSPNQGRQVEFIDYEGYGPLAQKVMHEAAQAASSRYGELRIYIEHRLGRLRPGEASILIGVASAHRRSALEACDFLIEHLKVHVPVWKHEKDEDGEHWVDGQTPHPTL from the coding sequence ATGCAGCTGAACGTGGTGTTTTTTGCCCGCCTCAAGCGGGAAATCGGCGCCGAGCACCTGAGCCTGAATGTTCCAGAGGGATCAGATGTGCGCGCCATTGCCAAAGCCGTTGAAGAGCAATACGGGATCAGCCTGAAAGGCTGCATGGTGGCAGTGAATGAAACATACGCAACGCCCGAACAGCCTCTGAAGGAAGGAGACGAGGTTGCCTTTCTTCCTCCTGTTGCAGGTGGCGATTCTGGTGCTGATACACACTGCGCCCTGGTTGAGACGCCGCTGCAACTACAGGATGCCGATGCTTTTCTCGTTCGCCCGGAGTGCGGTGCGCAGGCGTATTTTGTTGGAACGGTACGAAGCCCCAATCAGGGCCGGCAAGTGGAATTCATTGACTACGAGGGCTACGGTCCTCTGGCCCAGAAGGTCATGCACGAGGCCGCTCAGGCAGCCAGCAGCAGGTACGGAGAATTACGTATCTATATCGAGCACCGCCTTGGCCGGCTTCGCCCAGGAGAGGCCAGCATTCTGATTGGCGTGGCCAGTGCTCATCGCCGCTCTGCACTTGAGGCCTGTGATTTCCTGATCGAGCATCTGAAAGTTCATGTGCCTGTCTGGAAACACGAAAAAGACGAGGATGGCGAGCACTGGGTGGATGGCCAGACACCACATCCCACTCTTTAA
- a CDS encoding ubiquinol-cytochrome c reductase iron-sulfur subunit: protein MTRYRKEDPEITRRKFINVAVGTTATVGVVSLVSALGTANPVFRLTRDKMPPVKGDILVHALESKEGQPIRPGELSDELIRAWPMGKDEQGNNVIRKGDPNNILAVYRFPKGQLVEPTNLEATVNGEIVVYSDVCTHAGCSVSDNEQRPGTMNCPCHSGQYDPKQGCKVIGGPPPRPLAQLPVRLEGENLVVGDFFLQHPYPFSEEGWEARKEQVKEQLG from the coding sequence ATGACTCGCTACAGAAAAGAAGATCCGGAAATCACGCGGCGCAAGTTCATCAATGTGGCAGTCGGCACAACCGCGACGGTGGGTGTAGTCAGTCTGGTAAGTGCGCTGGGCACCGCCAACCCGGTGTTTCGTCTGACCCGCGACAAGATGCCTCCTGTCAAAGGGGACATCCTGGTTCACGCGCTGGAAAGCAAGGAAGGTCAGCCCATCCGCCCCGGCGAACTGAGTGACGAGCTGATCCGCGCCTGGCCCATGGGCAAGGACGAGCAGGGCAACAACGTCATCCGTAAGGGCGACCCAAACAACATCCTGGCGGTCTACCGCTTCCCGAAAGGACAGCTCGTGGAGCCCACCAATCTGGAAGCCACGGTGAACGGTGAGATTGTGGTGTACAGCGACGTGTGCACCCACGCCGGCTGCTCGGTCAGTGATAATGAACAGCGTCCTGGGACGATGAATTGTCCCTGCCATTCTGGCCAATATGATCCAAAACAGGGGTGCAAGGTCATCGGCGGGCCGCCACCCCGTCCGCTGGCGCAGCTGCCGGTTCGACTTGAAGGTGAAAATCTGGTCGTGGGCGATTTCTTCCTGCAGCATCCCTATCCCTTCAGTGAAGAGGGCTGGGAAGCGCGCAAGGAGCAGGTTAAGGAGCAACTCGGATGA
- the ruvC gene encoding crossover junction endodeoxyribonuclease RuvC, translating into MIVLGIDPGLANLGLGLVDGDIRKARHLHHVCLTTESAWVMPRRLQYIHEEVTRLLAEYQPEAVAIEDQILRRQADVAFKVGQAFGVVQLACAQAGVPIHSYGPMQVKKALVGTGRADKEQVIYMVKASLGVRELFNNHAADALALALTHLAHQPMQAAARLARA; encoded by the coding sequence ATGATCGTGCTTGGCATTGACCCTGGCCTGGCCAACCTGGGCCTGGGCCTGGTAGACGGAGATATCCGCAAGGCCCGGCACCTGCACCATGTTTGCCTCACTACAGAAAGCGCCTGGGTGATGCCCCGCCGCCTTCAATACATCCACGAGGAAGTGACCCGGCTGCTTGCTGAATATCAGCCGGAGGCGGTGGCGATCGAGGATCAGATTCTCCGGCGTCAGGCCGATGTTGCGTTCAAGGTGGGACAGGCGTTTGGGGTTGTGCAGCTGGCCTGTGCACAGGCAGGCGTGCCGATTCATTCTTATGGCCCCATGCAGGTCAAAAAGGCGTTGGTCGGTACTGGCCGGGCCGACAAGGAACAGGTGATCTACATGGTCAAGGCCAGCCTTGGAGTGCGTGAGCTGTTCAACAACCATGCAGCCGATGCGCTGGCACTTGCACTGACCCATTTAGCCCACCAGCCGATGCAGGCGGCTGCCCGACTGGCGCGAGCCTGA
- a CDS encoding cytochrome b: MNQWLDERLHISRLNDKALRKAFPVHHSFFLGEITLFSLIVLIITGIVLALSYEPSNSMVVNSFDPGTADKPNLLPAAYHSTLKINAMPFGDMLRRIHHWMANIMIAAAVIHMMRIYFTGAFKKPREINWWIGMLLLIFASLTAVTGYILPYDNYAYNTAKVVYGIAASIPWVGAWVAQAAFAGNFPGEGIIPRIYGYHIMLLPGILLATTAAHMLIMVKQKHTQPQYAKRIAYKKIVGVPLSTQQTPIMIMLTLLFTGIVVLFSAFIPVHPVEYFGPPSTTPINNIKPDWYLLWVFGALAIIPSFEFHILGGAIGSEFVGAILLPTLVIGLMFAVPMLDRSKDNMYYAENPTNHPVRLAAGVAFMVMMAVMSVAGYKPELISSGLLNSSNANTILWILTFLLPALSYFGTLAIVRGIRKLREADERDRQAHSQGSALPSHD; encoded by the coding sequence ATGAACCAGTGGCTTGACGAGCGTCTGCACATCTCGCGTCTGAACGACAAGGCCCTACGCAAAGCCTTTCCTGTTCACCACAGCTTCTTTCTGGGTGAAATCACGCTGTTCAGCCTGATCGTCCTGATCATCACCGGTATCGTGCTGGCCCTGTCCTACGAGCCCAGCAACAGCATGGTGGTCAACTCCTTCGATCCTGGAACGGCTGACAAGCCCAACCTGCTGCCAGCTGCCTACCACTCGACTCTCAAGATTAACGCCATGCCCTTTGGTGACATGCTGCGCCGTATCCATCACTGGATGGCCAACATCATGATTGCGGCGGCTGTCATTCACATGATGCGCATCTACTTTACGGGTGCGTTCAAGAAGCCCCGCGAAATCAACTGGTGGATCGGCATGCTGCTGCTGATCTTCGCTTCCCTGACCGCGGTGACCGGTTACATCCTGCCTTACGACAACTACGCCTACAACACGGCCAAGGTCGTTTACGGCATCGCCGCTTCTATTCCCTGGGTTGGCGCCTGGGTGGCGCAGGCGGCATTTGCAGGGAACTTCCCTGGTGAAGGCATCATTCCGCGTATCTACGGCTACCACATCATGCTGCTGCCCGGCATTCTGCTGGCCACCACGGCTGCGCACATGCTGATCATGGTCAAGCAGAAGCACACCCAGCCGCAATACGCCAAGCGCATTGCCTACAAGAAGATTGTCGGTGTGCCGCTCAGCACGCAGCAGACGCCCATCATGATCATGCTGACTCTGCTGTTTACCGGCATCGTGGTTCTGTTCAGCGCCTTTATTCCAGTGCACCCGGTCGAGTACTTCGGGCCGCCCAGCACCACCCCGATCAACAACATCAAGCCCGACTGGTATCTGCTGTGGGTCTTCGGTGCCCTGGCTATTATTCCCAGCTTCGAGTTCCATATTCTGGGTGGAGCTATCGGGTCAGAGTTCGTCGGTGCCATCCTGCTGCCCACGCTTGTTATTGGCCTGATGTTCGCAGTGCCGATGCTGGACCGCAGCAAGGACAACATGTACTACGCCGAAAACCCCACCAACCATCCGGTGAGGCTGGCGGCGGGTGTGGCCTTCATGGTCATGATGGCCGTGATGTCGGTGGCCGGCTATAAGCCTGAACTGATCAGTTCGGGGCTGCTCAACTCGTCCAACGCCAACACCATCCTGTGGATCCTGACCTTCCTGCTGCCGGCCCTGAGCTATTTCGGCACGCTGGCCATCGTGCGTGGTATTCGCAAACTTCGCGAAGCCGATGAACGTGACCGGCAAGCACACAGTCAGGGTAGCGCCCTACCCTCCCACGACTGA